The DNA segment ACAGCTTGGCAACGATACTCCCGCGATCTTTACTACCTCGCTAAATACATTGCAAGACTTAGAGATCGGTTACAAAAGCGGATGCGACGACTACCTAAAAAAGCCTTACGAACTAAAAGAGCTTTTGCTTCGCATTCAAATTTTATTAAAACGCAAATTTTCTCACGTAAACGGCGATTTTATCGCTCTTGAGGGCGGGTATAAATTTTACCCCGGTTCTAAAACGCTCAGACAAAACGGACAAATCGTCAATCTCTCCAACAAAGAAAGCGAGCTTTTGGCTTTATTTTTGAAAAACAAAAATTCGCTGCTAAGCAAAGAGACGATATTTGAGAAAATTTGGAGCTACGACGAAGAGCCCAGCGAGCTTAGTCTGCGCGTCTATATCAAAAATTTGCGCCGAATTTTAGGCAAAGAAGCCATTGTAAACAGGCGCGGCGACGGCTATGTTTATGTCTGAGCGCTCACTCGTAATCGTCAAAATTCTCTCGCTTTATCTCATTACCAGCGCCATATTTTTGGGCTATTTTTTCACTAACGATTATAATATGAAAAAAGAAGCTCTCGTCTCAAACGAGGTCAAAAATC comes from the Campylobacter rectus genome and includes:
- a CDS encoding response regulator transcription factor — encoded protein: MTKILLVEDDETLSELIGEYLSEQGYDVTVRADAKQALDVAYERNFDILIFDVKLPKGDGFSLLAELRQLGNDTPAIFTTSLNTLQDLEIGYKSGCDDYLKKPYELKELLLRIQILLKRKFSHVNGDFIALEGGYKFYPGSKTLRQNGQIVNLSNKESELLALFLKNKNSLLSKETIFEKIWSYDEEPSELSLRVYIKNLRRILGKEAIVNRRGDGYVYV